GAAGCCGAAGGCTAACGCGGCTCATCCAGGTAAGAGGCGCCCAGACCGAGGCGAGGTATTTCACCTTacggatggggaaactgaggtatagAGTAGAGGGAGGACGGGTCATCCCTGAAGGGATTCGGAGTGGGGTCATAGGGTTAAGTCTTCTGGAGCCTGGAGGTATGTGGGGCAGGATTAGACCTTGGACTTGAAGCTGACAAAGAGGCGGGGCCGAGCAGAGGCTGAGTTTGCGAAGGGAAAAGGTTGTGGTACGCCAGTGTTTCGGGGCGGGGCTCGTGGGGGGCGGGGCTTCTGGAGGCAGAGGCGGAGACGGCCCGCGCGTCTGCGCGAGGACTGCGAAAGGGGTGGGGTCACCAAAAGCCGAAACTACGAATGGTCGGGGCGGGTTTAGCCTTGTAGgcggtgcggggggggggggcctctcGGAATAGGAATccggagaagggaaagggaggggcctCTTTGGAGACCCAGGGAAGGGGCGGGGCCTCAGAAAGGGTCAGGGTCCCCTGATCCCAGGCCTGGAGGGAACGGGGCGGGGCTTGGGGCAGTCCAGCTCCCGCCTCCACTTCTCCCCGCCgcagtggtggtggaggtggtggcagGAGAACTCGACACGTAAGGTTCACGCTCCTGCCCCAGCCGAAGCTGAAGCTGCAGCCGGCGCCAGGCCGGGGCCATGGGCGCCCCGCGCCGCCCGGGTCATGAGGACGGAGGCGGAGGCAGCGGGGCCGCCGCTCGAGCCCGGTTAGTGCCCCCCTAGAGATCAGCCCTCACCCTGGGGAACGTGGGGCACCCCGCCCTAGCGTGGAGCAGGGTCTGAACGCGCGACCTTGGGCCGACCGCCGCTTGCGGAGGAGCTATACGCTTCAAGCGAAACCTGGCCAGGTGTACACAGCCTCCttggcccccagcccccagcccccagcctcggTCAGTTGGGTATTCCAGATACTCCAGATACAGTCAGCTCTGATAGCCGTCGTGGCGGGAGGGTCCTGGGTTTTAAGGCAGGAGCGCTACCTTCTCCAGAAGCAGAAAGTCCTGCCTTGGAAGATTCTGACCCCTGGGGGAACTGAGGCCTAGAAGCACAGGGAACTGCTAAGAGCACAGAGCAATGGCAGGACCTTTCCTCTAGCCTCCCAGACTCAACGCTTTGTCTTGTACAGTTCTTCACTCTGGTTCCTTGTGCCCCAAGGTGGCCTGAGTTCCTTTGGCGCAAAAACCAAGACTGATGTGTCATGATTTTCAGTTTGCTTCTctaaggcgggggggggggggggggggggggggggggggacgggacggGACAGTGACTTCTGCTCTGCTTAAAGTACAGGGTTGATGAGAAAGTGCTAGTACTATAAAATTTTGAACTGAGGTGCCAACCAATGGTATAGGTCAAGAGCATGTGAGACCCTGATAGTAGGCATCAGTGGGACCTTATTGTCACACCCAGGGAGTGGTCTCCTTTGTGTTTGTAGCAAGGAATAGGGTCTGATGCTCTCGTGGGATTTGTATCCTGCAAGTTTCAGGCACTTgtcttccctgagcctcagtggcGTAATGGCTCACCTTCACAGGGAGTTTTCTCTgagcaggcactgtgctgagttgTTTACATGCAGTGCCTCATTAATCCTGGTAACCACCCTGGGAAGTAGGTTACCATTGTTGTTTTCACTTTTACAGATGAGCTGACTGATGCTGAGGGGCGTTAAATATTCAGGGCCAATGAGCTGCCTTCCTTCCTTGGTGACAGCTGCCAACtgaagccagccagggccttctaggCAGACCCTAGCTCTCAGGTGGGACAGTCCCTCTGTTCCAGGCATCAACACCTAGCAGCTGCTTTGGGTTTGGAAGGCCTCCTCTACCCTTATCATCCCCCAGTGGAATATGTCTGGGTCTCTGTGGGCTGACCTGCTGATGCCAAGACTGGGACAGCCGTGTGGGAATGTGCAGCTCTTCAGGGCCTGGGGATTGAGGGGCTCCAAGGATCAGTGCAAGAAGAAAAGGGACAGCAGAGTTCAGAGCAGCTGACCTGTGCCACGTTTACAGCTGGGCATAGGGGAAAGGACAGACAGACTTAAAACCCAGCTAATCAGTACTAGAGCCCAGCCCACAAAGTAAGGAGGGAGCCATGTACATACATGGAGGGAGTGCTGTAGTCTGGAAGCCTGGGGGTAGGGGTGTTGGGCATTGCAGTGACAAGGGAGGCCCAGGGTATCTCAAGGGATAAGGCCTTTGAAGAAAAACACCTTTCATTCACCAAGCATTTCTGCGTGCCTGCTCTGGCTTGAGGGCTAGAAGGAGGTAAATGTCATCTAGTCCCTACCTGCCAGTGAGGAATTCTTTGTCTTTACGATGGGGAATGCAAACACCACCTCAAATACTCGATGTTGAAGggctcagagagggaagggaCTAGAGCATTTGGACATTTAGAGATAGGAGCCAGCGTTCCAGATTAAGGGGTATACAAGAGCAAAGTCTGAGGAGTAAACACACTgcgtaaagaaaaataaaaaggcagccctgacctgtggtggcacattgaataaagtgtcgacctgcagtgctgaggtcgctggttcgagaccctggcttgccggttagggcacatacgagaagcaagttGATAATTCCCGTTTCTCCCCCAacatcctttctctctttctctaaaatcaataaaataaacaaataaaaagaaagggcagTTTATGGCCACAGTGAGGAGTACTTGACAAGGGAGGCACGGCACTATGAGGGGACAACACCCTGTACAGAACTCTCCCTCCACTCAGCCCAGTGGGaggaattattttagaatatgaaTCCTTGGAGGGAAAGGCTTCCAGGGGGCACTACAGTGAGTCTTAGTCACTGTAGTATTCCCAGAGCCTAGTATACAGTGCACACTTAATAAGTTCATTTTTTCTGACAAATGTTTATTGGGATACTATTAAGCACCAGCCACCAGGCAATGGGAGTAGCATTGAATAGGATTAGCAAATTATCTGCCATCAGGAAGGTTACAGTCTAGTGGGAGACAGtagctttattattataattattattttgttacttttgCTAAGTACTGTGATGGGAAACAACAGGATGCTGTGGGTGAAAGAGGGCTCCCTTCCCCCAAAGGCATAGTCAGAAAAAACCTCAGAGGAAGAGATCTTGGGCTGGGACCCGAATGACAGTAAAAGGCAGTCTTGAGAACAGCAAGGGAAAGAGAGTTCCAGACAGAGCCCTGTGTACAAAGGCCCTGGAGTGGAATAAAACTTGATGGGTTTCCAGCAAAATAGGAACAGGGTGAGTGAGGGGTAAGGACCAAGGTGAGGCTGGTGGGGCTCAGGTAGGGCAGAGTCCTACAGGCCTAGTAAGGGGTACAGCTTTATTTTAAGAGCAATAGGAAGCTGTAGATGGGATCCCTCTGGCTTCTGTGTACAAAGATGGGAGCGGAGCTGAGGGTGGAATTTAGAGCAGAGGATAGGCTGGACTAAACCCTCAGGACTGAATCCACGGCAGTTAAAGGAGGTGAATGTGCAAAGGCGTTGAATGAAGGGCTGAAGTTACCTGGGCTCGGGATGGAGGGAACAAAGCCTCAGCCCGGCCTGGGCTCAGTGCACCAGGTCCCAGTCAGCTGGATAGAGGAAGGCAGGGTTCACATCAGCACCCAAAAAGGGCTTTACACACATTTTTCCCTGAGTGTTCACAGCACTACACAGGTTGGCATCTGTGATGGTTCGTTTCgtagagaaagaaacaggcagagagaggTCAGGTGCCTCTCAGGTGACTCAGCCAGCAGGTGGCCTGCATTTGCCTATGCCACCCTGCCTTCCATGCTGCTGCGTGCCCTTAGAGGGGAGGAgtatgccctgactggttggctcagcggtagagcgtcggcctggcgtgcaggagtcccgggttcgattcccagccagggcacacaggagaggcgtccatttgcttctccacccctccccctctccttcctctctgtctctctctttccctcccgcagcgaggccccattggagcaaagatggcccgggcgctggggatggctctgtggcctctgcctcaggcgctagaatggctctggacgcaacagagtggtgccccagaggggcagaacatcgccccctggtggacatggtgggtggatcccagtcgggtgcatgcaggagtctgactgcctccccatttccagctttggaaaaatgaaaaaaaaaaaatctagagggGAGGAGTAGCAGGAGAGAAACCAATGCGGTACAGCAAAGGAGCAGGCACATGTCCCTGCCTCCTGGGAATGTACAACAGCCCAGAAGGGCACAGACAAGCTCTATGCAAGGGTCCCCTCTGTGAGGCATAGCGTGAACTTGGGCCTGGTGGGAGTTCAGATAAAGGATGGCCAGCCTGGGCTCAGGGAAGGCCCTGCACCTGGTGGCGTCTGTTGGGAAGGATTTAGGCTTAGAGTAGGAGCTTGGGACCCACTCCAGGCAAGGGACTGCCCAGACAAGGCTGGCAGGTCAGAAGGTCAGGATAGGCTCCAGATCTAATGCATGGGAGCCAGGTTCTGGGGCAGCACTGCATAGGCTGGTCTTGGGTTTAAGAACGACCCCAGGGACCCCTGAGATGAGGAAGCAATGTAGGCTGGGTTTTCATGTGCTGAACGGGTGTCATGAATGAGTAGTGAGTGATGGTGACTACTGAAGGGAAGTCCCTCCTGGTTCTTCAGACTCTGAACTTTGTCCAGGTTCATGGAGTGCCCGAATAGGAGGGTTCTGAAGGCTGGCGCCAGCTCGCCCCCACCTCAGCGACTCCACACATGCTGTTCTCTCACCGTCTTGTGCTTCTTGACTTTGCTCTCTGGGGCGTACCCCCACCCTTTTCCCTAGCCTGGCCCTGTTTTCTCTTACACTTGCTTGTTTTTGCAGTCCATTGGGACAGGGAGTTGTCACTTATCGCTGTATCTCCTGTAAACATGCCAGGCCCTTGCTAGGCTCTTgggaaatatttgttgattgaatgaCTGAGACCAAagtccccactttatagatggcCCGACTCAGTCCAGCGGAAGAAGTCAGTGGCTCAGCCCACAGCCAGCTGGCGGCTAAGCCGGGGCTAGAACGCCTAGGTCTGCCCCGCCTCACTGCTTGGCAGGGACATACTGAGAGGTTGCCCAGGGTAGCATTCcacataaaccaggggtccccaaactttttacacagggagccagttcactgtccctcaggccattggagggctggactataaaaaaaaactatgaacaaatccctatgcacactgcacgtatcttattttaaagtaaaaaaacaaaatgggaacaaatataatatttaaaataaagaacaagtaaatttaaatcagcaaactgactagtatttcaatgggaactatgctcctctcactgaccaccaatgaaagaggtgccccttccggaagtgcggcgagggctggataaatggcctcagggtgctgCATGTGGCTTaaggggccgtagtttggggacccctgacatacacAGATTACATGACAGTTCCCTTCTCTTCACCATGGTCCTCACACCTTGATGGGCCTAAGTCGGGCAAGCCTCCAGGGGCCTCATGAATTCAGATGTGAATATCTGCTCAGTGCTCTTCGTGTACTCTCCCTGTCGCTGCCTTCTCTGAGCTGCCACCAAAAAGAGGGCTCTGAGAGAGGCCTGTGAGGCTGTGAGTGCACATGGGCTGGGCAGACAAGGGTGGTGTCATGAAGAAGGGACATTTGAAGATAGTAGTTAGGTCTCAGGCACTCGGGaggccaggcagagggagcaggtgTGCAAAGGCCTGGGGCACAGGGAATCCATGACAGGTGAGGGTTCTGCCTGGAGGGTGGCCTGGTAAGGACAAGTGGAGGTGAGGAGACAGGAGGTGCTGGGCCAGCAGCCCTGAAGTCATTGTCCTGAGATGCAGGAACCAACCCGCTAGAGGATTTCATGTGGGGCTGACCTGCTCTGACTGGTGTTTTGGGGAGTCACTGCTGTGGTAAGGAGAATGGAGTGAGAGGTCTGAAAGGCTGTGGGTCAGCCCCTGAATAGCCCCTGCAGGGTGATTCCAGTGGGGGTGGCAGTGACAGGCACTATGCCAAGGATCTGTGACCGCCCTGTGTTTCCATGCAGGGGACTTTGTGCAGCTGCCCGTGCCCATCATCCAGCAGCTGTACCACTGGGACTGTGGCCTGGCCTGCTCCAGGATGGTACTGCGGTGAGTGGGCAGGGTGAGGCCCTCGCCATCCACAGCACACGCTCCGGCTGGGGGAGACACGGGGGCAGACCCGGGTGGGATTCATCATCCTTGGTTGGGGCTGTGGGAGGCCCAGCTTCCATCGAGGCTCAGTGCCATCTGCAAAAGCAAACAAGTGGTAGGACCAGGCCTTCCAGGTGTCCACTCTGGAATGCctagggctctgaggatggccaGAGACATTCTTCTTGCCCAGGCCTGGCTCACAGAGTGACCCCATGACTGGGACACAGGGCCTTCCACCTTTCTAGCCTCAGGCTCCTGGGAGACTGGGTCTCTGGGAGCCAACCAGTGAGTTGAGGCTATGTGAGTATCACTGGAACTTGGACCATCCGAGCCTGGAGGGACGTTTGCCATCACCTTGCAGGAGGAGTTTTCCCAGAGAAGCTTCCCCCTTACCCATTGGACATCCTGGAATTCCAGGCAGGATACGCTTCACGAAAAGAATTCTCTGACTGAAACTCAGAAAACCCTGGATATGGTCCAAGCACCATCTTAGACATGAAGCTaatgaggccagagaagttggtgacttgcccaaagtcacacagcccgCAAGAGATGTGAGAAGCAGAATTTAGGCCCTGGACTGCAGGGACAACACGGCACCCAGCCAGCTTCAGGTTGTGCCCGGGCGATGTGTGGACAGGACATAAGTTTTTGTGACAaaggatgaagtcttctggggaatGGGAGCTCTGCCAATGGCTGATGGGCCTGCAGGTGAAGCGTGACCCGAACCAGCTTCCCTCCATGGTGAGCCAACCTCAGCAGGCTCTCTGCCCACAGGTACCTGGGCCAGCTGGACGACGGTGAGTTTGAGAGTGCCCTGCAGGAGCTGCGGCTCACCAGGAGCATCTGGACCATTGACCTGGCCTACCTGATGCGCCACTTCGGTGTGAGGCACCGCTTCTGTACCCAGACCCTGGGTGTTGACAAGGGCTACAAGAACCAGGTGAGTGCCGGCCACCGGACCGTCACCAGCTTCAGTAGTTGGAAGAGGGTGCGGTCAAGGCCTGGACACGTGAGTGGGCACACGGGTGGGCAGAGACCAGAGAGTAGCGGCACATGTGCTACGGGCAGGACTTGGAGCTGGTCAGTCCAGGTGAGCTTGAGGTCTCCCCACCCAAAGGATCTGAGCGGCGAGCTGGGTTCTGCCCAGCACCCCACCCCAGGGACCCTGCCACCTGCCTTCTGCAGCACCGGGAGATGTGCAGAGGAGTCTCAGGCCGCTCTCCCACATCCTTCCCTGCTGTCCCTCAGCACACCCCTCTGACCTCGTCCAGCCatcatttgcccattttcttccttctcatgGGAACAGCTGGTTCCAAGCTGGGTAATTGATATTCTGGAATTAAAAtcaagatatcttttttttttttttttttgaaaaagaatgggacctggctggttggctcagtagatagagagcATGGAcgtctgggttcgatccctggtcaggacacacatgaggagtaaccatctgcttctctccccctccttctcccccttcccccccccctcctctcccccttctctttcttctctccctcttctcttgtagccaatggcttggttggtccaagcatcagccccagacgggttgctggatgtatcccagtcagggtgcatgtgggagtctgtctctctatatcccctcctctcactttaaaaaataaaaaaaggaagagagaaaaagaatgccgACAGGCTGGCCGATAGACCAGTGCGTTTCCTCCCTGCATAGCTAGAGCCAGTGTTGCCTGCCTGTGAGGCAGATATCAGCCCAAGCTCTAAAACTTGGCACAGCAGAGTCGCTGCCGGCCTCTTTGGCAAGAGGGTTGTTGTGtggtggccagggccagtcaACCTAACTTTCCCCTGAACCTTCCAGGCAAAGGAAAGAAGGCTCTCGTCTGGTTTGGTCACCATGGCTGCAAGGCAGAGAAAGGGGCCCAAGAACAGGGTCACTTCTGCCTCCTCCATGGGGACTCTGGCCCTTTAAAATTCCTATGCCAAACAAAGCATGTTTCATGGACCTCACCTGGCTAAGCCAAGTGGTGGCTTAGTGTTCAGTTTTGCTCATTTACTCTGACTCCTGCTCATGCCCACCAGGAGCACAAGCCCAGGGCTGACTGACCTTCCTTGGGCAGACTATCTGAGCCTGGCTGCCCACTCATCTCCTGAGCACCCTCTTTGTGCCTCCGTGTGGTCCCATGCCTTGGGACAGTCAGTTTTCTGCCCACACGCTGCATGTGCCATCTGCCTCAGTAGGCCAAGCTTCTCCACTATCCTACCATCTTGGACTCCATAATGTATTCTTTGTTCCAATGGGGTGAGGGCAGCCAGGGTGGGCGGCCCCTCTAGCCTGCCTTTTTCTCGTCAGTCCTTCTACAGGAAGCACTTTGACACAGAGGAGACTCGGGTGAACCAGCTATTTGCACAAGCCAAGGCCTGCAAGGTGCTGGTGGAGAAGTGGTGAGTCTCCTCCCACCCTTTCTTGTGCACCTTCTCACCCATAGACTTGCAGTTGGGGAGGCCTCGGGCTGGGGTGTGAGAAAGGCTAGGACCTCGGAAGTCAGGAATTGGGATTTCCTGCCCAGGTGGCTGTGGACACTGACTTATCCCCCTGAGCCTTGGTTTTATCATCCATGAAAAGGGGACCTGTGGGGCTACATGATGTACTATACAGAAACCTCTGGTCTGGGGTGGATCCTGAGCTGGGGCTGGAGGTACAGGTGAGCAGACAGACTCCAGCCAGTCCTTGGGCTACTCAAGAAGGGTGGCGTGGGACAGAACACAGTACCCCGAATTAGGGGTGACGGCCTGAGGAATGTGCTGGCCTGGTGATGGAGTGTGATGAGGACAGCCCAGTGTGTAGGCTGTCTAGGGAGGCCTGGCTCCCAGATCTCGCGATCTCTGTGACCTGACAtgggtctcccctcctctctataCGTGGGGGCAGGATCTAGGCAGAGTCTGGGAGTAACTTGCCCAGTTGCGAGTGACTTTCTTCCCCGGGCTAACTGTGGGCACTGCACTCAGGCTTGATGGCTCAGGTCGCAGCTGGGCTCTCCTAACCCACTCTTCTCAGCTCTCCCCGTTCTTTCCAGATTTCTGTTCTCATTATTAACACAATGTAGCCACACTATAGGTGGTTTGGAAAATGGGAAAAATCTCCACACATTCTTGGGCCATACGAGCGCATGTTGGAAGGAAAGGCAGTAGATGTTTCTTTAGTGGCACTTGACAGGCACTGTCCTGCTGAGAGGGAAGCTGGTGCTGGCCGCATTCCTCAGGTGGGGAAACGGGATGGGAGGGATGGCATGAGCCGCCCTCAGACCCCCAGCAGCTTGGCCGGGCTGTGTCCGAACCTGACGCTGGCACGTGCAGTCATCCCCTGCAGCCTGTCGCTGCTCCTTCCAGCCAGCCCCTGCTCTTTTCCTGCAGCTGAAATCCCACTCTTGTACATACCATTGGGAATCCAGCCAGGTATTTTGTTTCAAAGACCAAATGGGAAAATGACATGCTTCCCCAGGCTGAGGCAACAAACCAAACTGCCCCGTGACTTGGCCGTGGGCTGGAGCTGGGCCAGGCCACCGCTCCTGAGGAGCCTGCTGAGGAAGGAGGGCCAGTGAAGATGGGGAGCCTTCGGCCTGGGGGacccacctccacccctgctcCCCTTCTGGGGTCCTGTTTGGACTTGCTGCCCTTCTGGAGAACACCACATGGGGCAGCTGGCTCTGCTGGCCTGGGGGTTCCCCGGACTGCTGCTGACCAGCCCTTCCTGGACAGCCACTTCTGCCACAAGGagccataggaaaaaaaaagaaaaatagccttttcagagaagcatttgattttgacACGGGCAAAGCCATGCTTGGCTCAGATTGGGCAATTAAATTGGACCCAACAGTTTCCAACATAAATCACACATGATTTAGGGTAAAAGACCAATAGAGGTGCTTGACTAAAATAATTCACTTACCAGTTCAGGAGGTGTCCCATGTCCTGCTCCACCCAGGGAAGGGCCTAATGGGGCCTGCTTGTTCTTGGGCCCACTCAGAGCCCCTCTCCACTGGCCCTGTGCTTCGCCTTGGACTGAGTCTGGACCACAGTAACAAAGCAGGACATTCCCACTTGTAAAAAGCTCAGGGTGGAGGGAAGGTGAGCCATATCCCCTGGCTGTGTGACACAGGCCAGAACAGGGGTCCTAGCTGGGGTTCACTTGAGAGATGGGGAGTGGGGTCCAGTGTCACCGGCtgtccctcctcccacccacagcACAGTGAGCATGCAGGACATCCAGGCGCACCTGGCACAGGGCCACGTGGCCATTGTGTTGGTGAACTCGGGGGTGCTGCACTGCGACCTCTGCTCTAGCCCTGCCAAGTACTGCTGCTTCGCCCCCCGTGGCCACCGCTGCTTCTGCCGCACTCCTGACTACCAGGGCCACTTCATCGTGCTGCGTGGCTACAGCCGGGCCACTGGCTCCGTCTTTTACAACAACCCAGCCTATGCTGACCGTGAGTGTGGTGGGTGGGGACAGTGGGCAGGGCAGCTGCATTCACAGTCCCATGCTCCTGGACCCCTCAATTCCTTCCCATTCAACCTGGTGGGGCCAAGACCTCCCTCACTGTCTTCTATCCAAAGACACTGCTCCTCCTGGGCTCCTGTCATCTGTGCCATCCCCCTGGCCATGCAGCAAACCAATGACAAACCTGAGGCTGCGCTGGCCTCTTGCACACCCCAGCCATCAGCAGGCCCGgccatctctccctcccacctgccAGCCCCACACCACTCCCCGGGACCCCGCCGCCTCTTCTCATGCTGTGGAGACTGcagtttccttcctctctccctcacttcagCCCCCACAGACAGCACCCTCAGGAAGTccgcccagccccagccccttctCAGACCCTTCCAGGGCTCCCCATGCCCTGGGACAGGGAACGACCACCCTAGCTCGCACAGACTTACCCCTTGTGGCCTCCAGCATGTTtcttcctctctgggcctcactttcttcatccgCTAATGTGGGGAGGGGTTGGGAACAAGCTCATGAAGGCCACGGTAGGCAAGGAGGGCTTCTGGGGGTGGAAGACTTGGTGGCAAAGGGTGGCCAGGGAGGTGGGACATGTCAGACTGCTCCCAGCTTCCCTGGGCACCAATGAGGCAggtgcacccccccacacacactgactCTGTTGTGCCCCACCTGCCCCAGCAGGAATGTGCAGCACCAGTGTCAGTAACTTCGAGGAGGCCAGGACCAGCTACGGCACGGACGAGGACATCCTCTTTGTCTACTTGGACAGCTGACAGCGGGAGCCTGGTGTGCCCAGGCCTCAGACCCCACCCTGCTTTGCCCCAGCCAGACCCCCTCAGGAGGCcctggccccaggctgctggagtTCAGAGGAGAGCTGCAGCCTCAGCCCATGTGACAAACCCCAGGGAACtctgggaggctacagcacacCTGCTGGGTGCTGGAGACATCCCTGGAGCTTCTGAAAAGACCTTGCCCCAGGATCCCCAGCCTGATTCCAGCTGTGCCCAGAGGACATCCAGCCCCGAGGGTGCCCTTATTGCCTTCAAGCCAGGCGCGGGACTGGGGAAGAAGCCTGAGCCCATCTTCCCACAGGTCTGGGGACTGAGCACTAGAGAGAGATGTTGCTGGTCAGGACAGCATCTGTGAGTTTGGAGACTGTAGCTGACCCTGGCCTTGCTGGGAGCTGTCGTCACCCTTTCCCTGGGAGTGCTGCAGAGACCCCGCGTTCCCTGGCTGCTTGCAAGGCCTGTGGCCTGTATGGAGGACTGGGCCACAGGCAGAAAGGACTCTGAGACCCCCGCAGCTCTCCAGGTACTCCAGCTCTATAGAGTATAGGCAGGACCTTGGCTCTTGTTGGCCCACAGTGCTGAGTGTGCTCAGGAAAGCCTGACCCAGAGGGTCGGGGGCAGCTGCCTGGGCCCCAAGATCCTCTCCCCGAACCAGGAGGCCTCCTG
The DNA window shown above is from Saccopteryx bilineata isolate mSacBil1 chromosome 2, mSacBil1_pri_phased_curated, whole genome shotgun sequence and carries:
- the GUCD1 gene encoding protein GUCD1 isoform X3, with product MRTEAEAAGPPLEPGDFVQLPVPIIQQLYHWDCGLACSRMVLRYLGQLDDGEFESALQELRLTRSIWTIDLAYLMRHFGVRHRFCTQTLGVDKGYKNQSFYRKHFDTEETRVNQLFAQAKACKVLVEKCTVSMQDIQAHLAQGHVAIVLVNSGVLHCDLCSSPAKYCCFAPRGHRCFCRTPDYQGHFIVLRGYSRATGSVFYNNPAYADHLPHCLLSKDTAPPGLLSSVPSPWPCSKPMTNLRLRWPLAHPRMCSTSVSNFEEARTSYGTDEDILFVYLDS
- the GUCD1 gene encoding protein GUCD1 isoform X1, giving the protein MRTEAEAAGPPLEPGDFVQLPVPIIQQLYHWDCGLACSRMVLRYLGQLDDGEFESALQELRLTRSIWTIDLAYLMRHFGVRHRFCTQTLGVDKGYKNQSFYRKHFDTEETRVNQLFAQAKACKVLVEKCTVSMQDIQAHLAQGHVAIVLVNSGVLHCDLCSSPAKYCCFAPRGHRCFCRTPDYQGHFIVLRGYSRATGSVFYNNPAYADRMCSTSVSNFEEARTSYGTDEDILFVYLDS
- the GUCD1 gene encoding protein GUCD1 isoform X2, producing MVLRYLGQLDDGEFESALQELRLTRSIWTIDLAYLMRHFGVRHRFCTQTLGVDKGYKNQSFYRKHFDTEETRVNQLFAQAKACKVLVEKCTVSMQDIQAHLAQGHVAIVLVNSGVLHCDLCSSPAKYCCFAPRGHRCFCRTPDYQGHFIVLRGYSRATGSVFYNNPAYADRMCSTSVSNFEEARTSYGTDEDILFVYLDS